Proteins from one Gossypium raimondii isolate GPD5lz chromosome 8, ASM2569854v1, whole genome shotgun sequence genomic window:
- the LOC105792381 gene encoding eukaryotic translation initiation factor 3 subunit I, with translation MRPILMKGHERPLTFLKYNRDGDLLFSCAKDHTPTVWFADNGERLGTYRGHNGAVWTCDVSRDSMRLITGSADQTVKLWNVQKGTQLYTFNFGSPARSVEFAIGDKLAVITTDPFMELTSAIHVKRIAGDSTEQTEESVLVIKGPQGRINRAVWGPLNRTIISAGEDAVIRIWDSETGKLLKESDKESGHKKTITSLTKAADGSHFLSGSLDKSAKLWDTRTLTLIKTYSTERPVNAVAMSPLLDHVVLGGGQDASAVTTTDHRAGKFEAKFYDKILQEEIGGVKGHFGPINALAFNPDGKSFSSGGEDGYVRLHHFDPDYFNIKI, from the exons atgAGGCCGATTTTGATGAAAGGTCATGAAAGGCCATTGACGTTTCTCAAGTACAACAGAGATGGCGATCTTTTGTTTTCGTGTGCCAAGGATCACACTCCCACCGTTTGGTTCGCCGACAACGGCGAGCGTCTCGGCACTTACCGTGGCCATAACGGCGCTGTTTGGACTTGCGATGTCTCAa ggGATTCGATGAGGCTTATAACTGGAAGTGCTGATCAAACGGTGAAGTTATGGAATGTTCAGAAGGGAACTCAATTATATACGTTTAATTTTGGTTCACCGGCGAGGTCGGTAGAGTTTGCCATTGGGGATAAACTTGCTGTCATTACCACGGATCCCTTCATGGAATTGACATCCGCTATTCATGTTAAACGCATTGCCGGAGATTCAACCGAAC AAACCGAGGAATCTGTGCTTGTCATCAAGGGTCCTCAAGGTAGAATAAATAGAGCTGTTTGGGGACCCCTCAATAGAACTATCATTAGTGCTGGAGAAGATGCTGTAATTCGTATATGGGATTCTGAG ACTGGAAAACTGCTTAAAGAGTCTGACAAGGAATCTGGCCACAAAAAGACAATAACATCTCTCACAAAGGCGGCAGATGGTTCACACTTCCTTAGTGGTTCCCTAGATAAATCGGCCAAG CTGTGGGACACAAGAACATTAACTCTTATCAAGACATACAGTACTGAACGCCCAGTCAATGCTGTTGCAATGTCTCCCCTTCTTGACCAT GTGGTGCTTGGAGGTGGACAGGATGCATCAGCTGTCACAACTACCGATCATCGTGCTGGAAAGTTTGAAGCTAAATTCTATGACAAg ATACTTCAAGAGGAAATTGGAGGTGTGAAAGGGCATTTTGGGCCTATAAATGCTTTGGCTTTTAACCCAGATGGGAAGAG TTTTTCGAGTGGCGGGGAGGATGGATACGTGCGATTACACCATTTTGACCCGGACTACTTcaacatcaaaatttaa